One Elaeis guineensis isolate ETL-2024a chromosome 10, EG11, whole genome shotgun sequence genomic window carries:
- the LOC105053300 gene encoding FT-interacting protein 3-like has protein sequence MQRPLPREDYSLREIYLGGEGTYGLVEEMEYYFVRIMKAENLSPKDVTGSCNPYVEVRLGSYKGTTSHFEQKTDLEWNQVFVFPRDQIQASTNIEVVVKDKYAVNDEFIGMVEINLDQILRHVGPDGERWYSLEDQKRNKVGELSFTVWIATQTDKAFLEARHLDAQTVSGDRVVNTGSKVYPSPKLWYVDVVVDHAQDLQIDLKAGYPEIFVRGRIGNQDLRTRNAQWRDGNPFWYERLMFVAAEPFEEHLVISVERRLGVNKDESLGKTDIIVQNVERSSGIKPVPAVEQWYYLHVDVEEGDRRKKEVTHASRILLRICLKGGDHVFDEAPQYSSDLRPSAEELWRESIGTLELGILGARELKIIDGRQATNAYCVAKYGHKWVRTRTVINNSNPRWNEQYAWEVYDPHTVFTVGVFDDCRLLEGGAVAGQDGRIGKVRIRLSTLETGRVYAHSYPLIVLEPSGLTKMGELRLAVRFACSSMLRMMHMYTQPVPPEMHHVYPLSRMQLDNLRHAIQIISTTLSRAEPPLKKEVVEYMTDVASNNWSIRRSKATFFRLMAVLGCFFEALRWFDQIRNWKNPWTTVVIHLVFVILVLYPELILPAVFLYLFLVSVWNRRFWPRHPPHMNVRLSLAENLDPDQLEEEFDTNPTSQSADDVVRTRYDRLRGIMGRLDIVFGYLATQGERLQSLRSGRDPRATNLFTVVCLLLAIVLYFRPRIVALLTGLYVMRHPRFRRPRRPRMLFNFFWRLPNKADMLF, from the coding sequence ATGCAGAGGCCTCTCCCTCGGGAAGACTACTCATTAAGGGAGATATaccttggtggtgaaggcacctaTGGCCTTGTCGAGGAAATGGAGTATTACTTTGTCCGTATCATGAAAGCCGAAAACCTCTCCCCAAAGGACGTCACTGGAAGCTGTAATCCTTATGTTGAGGTGAGGCTTGGCAGTTACAAGGGCACCACCTCTCATTTTGAGCAGAAGACCGATCTCGAATGGAATCAGGTCTTTGTCTTCCCACGCGACCAGATCCAGGCATCCACCAATATTGAGGTTGTGGTCAAGGACAAGTATGCGGTGAACGATGAGTTCATAGGAATGGTCGAAATTAatctggaccaaattttaagacaTGTCGGACCGGACGGTGAGCGGTGGTATAGTTTGGAGGATCAGAAGAGGAATAAGGTCGGAGAGCTGAGTTTTACTGTTTGGATCGCAACGCAGACGGATAAGGCATTTCTGGAGGCTAGGCACTTGGATGCTCAAACTGTTTCCGGTGACCGCGTCGTGAACACAGGATCGAAGGTATACCCTTCTCCGAAGCTTTGGTATGTCGATGTTGTTGTTGATCACGCCCAAGACTTGCAGATCGATCTAAAGGCTGGATATCCGGAGATATTTGTTAGAGGAAGAATTGGAAACCAAGATCTCAGAACCAGGAACGCTCAGTGGCGTGATGGGAATCCCTTCTGGTACGAGAGGTTGATGTTTGTAGCAGCCGAACCGTTCGAGGAACACTTGGTTATCAGCGTGGAACGGAGGCTTGGAGTCAACAAAGATGAGTCGCTGGGGAAGACTGATATTATTGTACAGAATGTCGAAAGGAGTTCGGGAATCAAGCCAGTGCCAGCGGTTGAGCAGTGGTATTATCTTCATGTTGACGTGGAGGAGGGCGATCGGAGGAAAAAGGAGGTGACACATGCTAGTCGGATTCTTCTGAGGATATGCTTGAAGGGTGGAGATCATGTTTTTGATGAGGCGCCGCAATATAGCAGCGATCTGAGGCCTTCTGCAGAAGAACTATGGAGGGAAAGCATTGGTACGCTGGAGCTGGGCATTTTGGGTGCCCGGGAGTTGAAGATTATTGACGGGCGGCAAGCTACCAATGCCTATTGCGTCGCCAAGTATGGGCACAAATGGGTCCGTACAAGGACTGTGATAAATAATTCTAATCCAAGATGGAACGAGCAATACGCTTGGGAGGTGTATGATCCACACACCGTTTTTACGGTTGGGGTTTTTGATGACTGTCGCTTACTGGAAGGAGGCGCGGTGGCCGGTCAGGATGGCAGAATTGGGAAGGTAAGAATCCGACTTTCGACTCTGGAGACCGGTCGGGTCTACGCGCATTCATACCCCCTTATAGTCTTAGAACCCTCGGGGTTGACGAAAATGGGGGAACTTCGTCTGGCTGTCCGGTTCGCCTGTTCTTCTATGCTTAGAATGATGCACATGTATACCCAGCCAGTGCCACCAGAGATGCATCATGTGTATCCGTTGTCTCGGATGCAGCTGGATAACTTGAGGCACGCTATCCAGATTATATCCACAACGCTGAGCCGCGCCGAGCCACctttaaagaaagaggtggtggaGTATATGACGGATGTGGCTTCAAACAATTGGAGCATTCGAAGGAGCAAAGCAACTTTCTTCAGGCTTATGGCTGTCCTCGGTTGTTTCTTTGAGGCCCTCAGGTGGTTTGATCAGATCCGCAACTGGAAGAATCCATGGACGACGGTCGTCATCCACTTGGTCTTCGTCATACTGGTGTTGTATCCGGAACTTATACTTCCAGCGGTGTTCCTCTATCTGTTCCTGGTTAGCGTCTGGAATCGTCGTTTCTGGCCGAGACATCCTCCGCACATGAACGTCCGACTATCTCTAGCGGAGAACCTCGACCCTGATCAGCTGGAGGAGGAATTCGATACAAATCCTACAAGTCAGTCCGCTGATGATGTCGTGAGAACGAGATATGATCGACTAAGGGGTATCATGGGGAGGTTGGATATAGTTTTTGGCTACCTGGCGACGCAGGGCGAGAGGCTGCAGTCCCTGCGGAGCGGGCGAGATCCGAGGGCAACAAATTTATTTACGGTCGTctgtcttcttcttgccatcgtTCTCTATTTTAGGCCAAGAATTGTGGCTCTCCTCACAGGGTTGTATGTGATGAGGCACCCGCGCTTCCGCCGGCCGAGGCGTCCCCGGATGCTGTTTAATTTCTTCTGGAGGTTGCCCAACAAAGCAGACATGTTATTTTGA